A window of the Chloroflexus sp. Y-396-1 genome harbors these coding sequences:
- a CDS encoding Na+/H+ antiporter subunit B: MLHRNESRQLQPNRSASQSIPRDSALYDSLILRTISRLMMPLLLMLSIFMLFRGHNLPGGGFIGGLLASSAIILQMVAFGPKVARRILPVSYLMLAAFGIFFGALWGLPALFVGLPYMQAFWLPEPIPGIGKIGTPVLFDVGVYFTVIGVTTKIALLLVEEPILFPLPEMKSVPVDQQEEVA; encoded by the coding sequence ATGTTACACCGGAACGAGTCCCGACAACTGCAACCGAACCGCTCAGCGAGCCAGTCGATACCCAGAGATAGTGCCCTATACGATTCGCTCATCTTACGCACGATCAGTCGGCTGATGATGCCGCTGTTGTTGATGCTGTCGATTTTTATGTTATTTCGCGGGCACAATTTGCCGGGCGGCGGTTTTATTGGTGGTTTATTGGCCTCTAGTGCAATTATTCTGCAAATGGTAGCTTTTGGCCCGAAGGTGGCACGGCGGATTTTGCCGGTTAGTTATTTGATGCTAGCGGCTTTTGGCATCTTCTTTGGCGCCCTTTGGGGGTTGCCAGCCCTCTTTGTCGGTTTACCGTATATGCAGGCGTTCTGGTTGCCCGAACCGATCCCCGGTATAGGCAAGATCGGCACACCAGTACTCTTTGATGTTGGTGTCTACTTTACAGTTATCGGGGTAACGACCAAAATCGCACTGCTGCTGGTCGAAGAGCCGATTCTCTTCCCCTTGCCGGAAATGAAATCGGTCCCTGTTGATCAACAAGAGGAGGTAGCATGA
- a CDS encoding sodium:proton antiporter encodes MIILLAIAIGSLFGGATYLILRRSVVKLILGLIMLSHGVNLLIFTMGDGVRRGAPPLVDATGQPPAGSADPLVQALILTAIVISFGFTAFVLALAYRSNQAAGSDDLDDLSTTDRL; translated from the coding sequence ATGATCATTCTTCTGGCAATCGCGATTGGCTCGCTCTTCGGCGGTGCAACGTATCTCATTCTGCGGCGCTCAGTCGTGAAATTGATCTTAGGACTGATCATGCTCAGTCATGGGGTTAACTTGCTCATCTTCACGATGGGTGATGGGGTGAGGCGTGGAGCTCCACCCTTAGTTGATGCTACTGGCCAGCCTCCAGCAGGCTCGGCTGATCCTCTGGTTCAGGCCCTGATTCTGACGGCCATTGTGATCAGCTTCGGATTCACGGCATTTGTTCTGGCGCTGGCGTATCGTTCCAATCAGGCAGCAGGAAGTGACGATCTTGATGATCTTTCAACCACCGACCGCCTGTAG
- a CDS encoding proton-conducting transporter membrane subunit → MTFHLFVPIVSPLIGAALAVLLHHQWVVVRAITLISVLINLGYGLWLMSVVPQSGPLVAQASGWLAPFGISLVADSMSALMVMLAALLMLTTVVYSFYSIDRERETHFYYPLLLLLLLGVSGAFLTGDLFNLYVWFEVLLVASFGLITLGGSRDQLEGGLKYVVLNLLGSTAFLFGCGLMYGFAGTLNMAHIAERMATLANPGLQTVLAGVFLFAFGSKAAIVPLFFWLPSSYHTPPVAVTAIFSGLMTKVGVYSLYRVFGLLLQNELAIYAPWITLIAGLTMVIGVLGAVAQMNVRRILSFHIISQIGYSVMGLGLASAAGLAAGLVFTAHVMIVKMALFFIGGAAEQINGTGDLKKMGGLARREPLLALFWFLGILSLAGIPPLSGFIGKLILLQVGVSQQAYLITAVAAGTSILTFFSMLKIWNEVFWKKSYEDVNRLPRVRFGLLAPGAALVILSVALGLVAGPFVEYNTIAGQQLFDRAAYIATVCGADGCEAVYRASVK, encoded by the coding sequence ATGACGTTTCACTTGTTTGTTCCAATCGTTTCACCGTTGATTGGTGCGGCATTGGCCGTTTTACTTCATCACCAATGGGTGGTGGTACGAGCGATCACGCTCATCAGTGTGCTGATCAACCTGGGGTATGGCCTCTGGCTAATGAGTGTAGTGCCGCAAAGTGGGCCACTGGTGGCGCAGGCTTCAGGCTGGTTAGCTCCGTTTGGTATTTCGCTGGTCGCCGATAGTATGAGTGCGCTGATGGTGATGCTGGCAGCGCTGCTCATGCTGACGACGGTTGTGTACAGCTTTTACTCTATTGATCGCGAACGTGAAACACATTTCTACTACCCGTTGCTCTTGCTCTTGCTGCTAGGGGTTAGTGGTGCGTTTCTCACCGGTGATCTCTTCAATTTGTACGTCTGGTTTGAAGTGTTGCTGGTAGCATCCTTTGGCCTGATTACGCTTGGTGGAAGCCGTGATCAGCTTGAGGGTGGTTTGAAATATGTTGTGCTTAATCTGTTGGGTAGTACCGCCTTCTTGTTTGGTTGTGGATTGATGTACGGATTTGCAGGTACACTCAATATGGCGCATATTGCCGAGCGGATGGCAACGCTAGCGAACCCCGGTTTGCAAACGGTGTTAGCCGGGGTATTTTTGTTTGCCTTTGGCAGCAAGGCGGCGATTGTGCCACTCTTTTTCTGGTTGCCTTCCAGTTATCATACGCCACCGGTAGCAGTAACGGCCATCTTCAGTGGCTTGATGACGAAAGTTGGGGTCTATTCGCTCTATCGAGTCTTTGGTTTGTTGTTACAAAACGAACTAGCAATCTATGCACCGTGGATTACCCTGATCGCCGGTCTAACGATGGTTATTGGGGTGTTAGGTGCAGTAGCCCAGATGAATGTGCGTCGCATCCTGAGTTTTCATATTATCAGTCAGATCGGGTACAGCGTGATGGGGCTTGGTCTGGCTAGCGCCGCCGGACTGGCTGCTGGCCTGGTCTTTACCGCCCATGTCATGATTGTCAAGATGGCGCTCTTTTTCATTGGTGGAGCAGCCGAACAGATCAACGGTACCGGCGATTTGAAGAAGATGGGTGGGTTGGCCCGTCGCGAGCCGTTGCTAGCCCTGTTCTGGTTTTTAGGTATTCTGTCGCTGGCCGGTATTCCTCCGTTAAGCGGTTTTATCGGAAAATTGATCTTATTGCAAGTAGGGGTGAGCCAACAGGCTTACCTCATTACCGCCGTGGCTGCCGGTACCAGTATCCTGACCTTCTTCTCGATGTTAAAGATTTGGAATGAAGTGTTCTGGAAGAAGTCGTATGAGGATGTGAACCGCTTGCCACGGGTCCGTTTTGGTTTACTGGCGCCGGGTGCAGCGCTGGTTATCCTCAGTGTGGCCCTAGGATTGGTAGCCGGGCCCTTTGTAGAATACAACACCATTGCTGGGCAGCAGCTTTTTGATCGGGCTGCATATATTGCTACTGTCTGTGGAGCTGATGGTTGTGAGGCAGTCTATCGTGCATCGGTGAAGTAG
- a CDS encoding Na+/H+ antiporter subunit E has protein sequence MIALILILTVTWMALQSSFTLADLIVGLLVSLAIVAMARNFLSIPFVNTDLYPQQRDRTFVRLALKWVAFIGFALWSILKANIDMARIVLFRRVADIRPGIIAIPLDVKSDAGITVLANLITLTPGTVSLDVATDRRTIYIHCIDVRDADAIRNDIKQQFERRVMELLP, from the coding sequence ATGATTGCACTGATTCTCATTTTGACCGTGACCTGGATGGCGCTGCAAAGTAGCTTTACGTTAGCCGACCTGATTGTTGGGTTACTTGTGAGTTTAGCCATTGTGGCAATGGCTAGAAACTTTCTCAGCATACCATTTGTGAATACGGATTTATACCCTCAGCAGCGTGATCGCACCTTCGTCAGGCTGGCCCTAAAGTGGGTCGCATTTATCGGCTTTGCACTGTGGAGTATTCTCAAGGCTAATATCGATATGGCCCGGATCGTGCTCTTTCGGCGGGTTGCCGACATTCGTCCGGGCATTATCGCCATTCCACTCGATGTGAAAAGTGATGCCGGAATTACTGTACTGGCGAATCTGATCACCCTAACGCCGGGAACCGTCTCGCTCGATGTTGCTACTGATCGTCGAACCATTTACATTCACTGCATTGATGTACGCGACGCCGATGCAATCCGTAATGATATTAAGCAACAGTTCGAGCGGCGGGTCATGGAATTGTTACCGTAG
- a CDS encoding monovalent cation/H+ antiporter complex subunit F, producing MTLFSILIATLMGVVAISMTLCTARLLMGPSIPDRAMAFDTLMLHVVALVALYVVITDQLSLIDAILVVAVLGFLGTVAISRYIEEGRQ from the coding sequence ATGACATTGTTTAGTATTCTGATCGCCACGTTGATGGGTGTGGTTGCCATTTCGATGACGCTCTGCACGGCTCGTTTGTTGATGGGGCCGAGTATTCCTGATCGAGCAATGGCGTTTGATACGCTGATGCTCCACGTTGTAGCATTGGTTGCCCTCTATGTGGTGATTACTGACCAACTGAGTTTGATCGATGCAATCCTGGTTGTAGCCGTCCTGGGCTTTTTGGGCACTGTCGCCATTTCGCGCTACATCGAGGAGGGACGTCAATAA
- the mnhG gene encoding monovalent cation/H(+) antiporter subunit G: protein MSLSEIVTLVLATIGVVFMLLAAIGMLKLPDLYTRVHATGKAGTLGIAGVLLAVAVHHGDLVVAAKMIALIAFFFLTAPVAAHMLDRAAYLTGVKRAPQTVQDDLAGKYDIEQGRLR, encoded by the coding sequence ATGAGTCTGAGCGAGATTGTCACTCTGGTGCTGGCAACGATTGGAGTAGTATTCATGCTCCTGGCCGCAATCGGCATGCTCAAGTTGCCTGATCTCTACACGCGGGTTCATGCCACCGGCAAAGCTGGCACGCTAGGGATTGCAGGAGTATTACTGGCAGTGGCCGTTCATCACGGTGATCTGGTTGTGGCAGCAAAGATGATCGCCCTGATCGCCTTCTTCTTTCTGACAGCGCCGGTAGCCGCTCATATGCTTGATCGAGCAGCCTATTTAACCGGTGTCAAACGTGCACCGCAAACCGTTCAAGACGATCTGGCCGGTAAGTATGACATAGAGCAGGGTCGATTACGGTAA
- a CDS encoding GAF domain-containing SpoIIE family protein phosphatase — protein MPSSERQHRIAEWSALRSLAQTLNQSFDLRVVLDTALGHILELTGQEAGWIYLRNENDQFILAARQHLPPVLNYPGTIWQGECACQEACRSGQIHREPSLMPCSRLHGAVGDKRGLSHHISMALRDGNRTIGILNLATTRWARLSATEQHLIAAIGDLLGTAIARAYLYEEFSVRRVQERRALLSLSQELLVNDDLEPTLQRLVRVGARLLEADACAFIEADEDRGRALLRACYGWALPAASAWPLVLDDVHPHLWYLPERSAQLPDDSLIPLPPLLRQQSFQGHLATLVTLGGAQIGLLLVNTIHPRHFLDSEAELLGLLASQLAQMIDRERLYQEALARQRLERELDLASEIQASFLPDCCPLVPGLQIHAFYRAARQVGGDFYDFIDIPATATNGPKRLGVVIADVTDKGVPAALFMALSRTLLRASAIDGRSPVAVLERANHLILADSRAGLFVTCFYALIDPVSGLVTYANGGHNYPLLYRRAADEVTPLVAQGIVLGIIPDPHFVPGEIRLAPGDILLFYTDGITEAMNAQRKLFGDERLATVLRANSHRAPNEIVTAVLAAVGEFAGDTAQSDDMTIVVIKRT, from the coding sequence ATGCCGTCTTCGGAACGGCAACACCGAATCGCTGAATGGTCTGCACTTCGGTCGTTAGCCCAAACGCTCAATCAATCGTTTGATCTACGTGTAGTCCTCGATACGGCACTTGGTCATATTCTTGAACTGACCGGTCAGGAAGCCGGTTGGATTTATCTTCGTAACGAGAACGATCAATTTATTCTCGCTGCCCGCCAACATCTGCCCCCGGTACTCAATTACCCCGGCACGATCTGGCAAGGTGAATGCGCCTGCCAGGAAGCCTGTCGCAGCGGTCAGATCCATCGTGAGCCGTCGCTGATGCCCTGTTCACGTTTGCACGGCGCCGTTGGCGATAAGCGCGGTTTGTCACACCACATCTCGATGGCTCTACGCGATGGAAACCGCACGATCGGCATCCTCAATCTGGCAACTACACGATGGGCACGATTGTCGGCGACTGAGCAGCATCTCATAGCTGCAATCGGCGACCTGTTAGGAACAGCAATAGCCCGTGCCTATCTCTACGAAGAGTTTAGTGTGCGGCGCGTCCAGGAACGGCGTGCGCTCCTATCGCTCTCACAAGAACTGTTGGTAAATGACGATCTCGAACCGACGTTGCAGCGGTTGGTTCGTGTCGGCGCCCGTCTCCTTGAAGCTGATGCTTGTGCCTTTATTGAGGCTGATGAAGACAGAGGGCGTGCATTGCTGCGGGCTTGTTACGGCTGGGCGTTGCCCGCAGCTAGCGCCTGGCCGCTGGTACTTGATGATGTTCATCCTCATTTGTGGTATCTACCAGAACGAAGTGCCCAATTACCGGACGACTCACTGATCCCGCTGCCGCCGTTACTCCGCCAGCAGAGTTTTCAAGGTCATCTCGCTACACTGGTGACGCTCGGCGGCGCACAGATCGGCTTGCTGCTGGTCAATACCATTCATCCACGTCACTTTCTCGATAGTGAAGCGGAATTACTCGGACTGCTCGCCAGTCAGTTGGCGCAGATGATTGACCGTGAACGATTGTATCAAGAGGCGCTGGCCCGTCAGCGCCTTGAACGCGAACTTGATCTGGCTAGTGAGATTCAAGCCAGTTTCTTGCCCGATTGCTGCCCGCTCGTTCCTGGCCTACAGATTCACGCCTTCTACCGTGCCGCACGGCAAGTAGGCGGTGATTTCTACGACTTTATTGATATACCGGCGACCGCGACCAACGGCCCGAAACGGCTTGGGGTTGTCATTGCCGACGTTACCGACAAGGGTGTTCCAGCAGCTCTGTTTATGGCCCTCTCGCGCACCCTCTTACGTGCCAGTGCCATTGATGGGCGCTCGCCGGTCGCTGTATTAGAACGGGCCAATCATCTGATCCTCGCCGACTCACGCGCCGGTCTCTTCGTGACCTGTTTTTACGCTTTGATTGATCCGGTGAGTGGGCTTGTGACGTATGCCAACGGTGGTCATAATTACCCTCTCCTGTACCGTCGGGCCGCTGATGAAGTGACGCCGCTGGTGGCACAGGGAATAGTGTTGGGAATCATCCCTGATCCACACTTTGTACCGGGTGAGATTAGGCTTGCCCCTGGTGACATTCTGCTCTTTTATACCGATGGCATTACCGAAGCGATGAACGCACAACGTAAACTGTTCGGTGATGAACGATTGGCGACAGTGCTGCGGGCTAATAGTCACCGTGCACCAAATGAAATCGTGACCGCAGTGCTCGCTGCGGTCGGTGAATTTGCCGGTGATACCGCCCAATCAGATGATATGACGATTGTGGTGATTAAGCGCACATAA
- a CDS encoding O-methyltransferase — protein MRYDITNIAIEDYLHDLMPPRDEVLANLEARARQQGLSLVGPVQGQFLYLQALMMNARHALEVGITTGYAAIYIMKALRQTGGRMTAIERNPERVKLASEVIEAAGMRDLITIHLGEWRELLPSLRQEFDLIFLDVLRSSSNDEQALQALELCVSLLSPGGVLIADNVLCSAQVLEEDASPLVRGIQRFNRAIMSHPQLESVIIPLRDGVSISRKKR, from the coding sequence ATGCGCTACGACATCACGAATATTGCAATTGAAGACTATCTGCACGATCTCATGCCACCACGCGATGAAGTGCTGGCGAACCTTGAAGCACGTGCCAGGCAGCAGGGGTTGTCGCTCGTTGGTCCGGTGCAGGGGCAGTTTCTCTACTTACAGGCACTGATGATGAATGCTCGTCATGCACTGGAAGTTGGTATTACGACCGGATATGCCGCTATTTACATTATGAAAGCACTTCGCCAGACCGGCGGTAGGATGACGGCTATCGAACGTAATCCTGAGCGCGTTAAGCTGGCTAGCGAAGTGATCGAGGCGGCCGGCATGCGTGATTTGATCACTATCCACCTAGGAGAATGGCGCGAGCTGTTACCATCACTCAGGCAAGAATTCGACTTGATCTTCCTGGATGTTCTACGCAGTTCGTCAAACGATGAACAGGCGCTGCAAGCTCTTGAGTTGTGTGTGTCGCTCCTCAGTCCCGGTGGTGTCTTGATAGCAGATAATGTGCTTTGTAGCGCACAGGTTCTTGAAGAGGATGCTTCGCCACTCGTGCGAGGGATTCAACGCTTTAACCGGGCAATTATGAGCCATCCCCAACTCGAGTCGGTTATTATTCCGCTGCGTGATGGTGTATCGATCAGCCGCAAGAAACGCTAG
- a CDS encoding ANTAR domain-containing response regulator — protein MAAIRILIAEDNDLVSLTLEEQLKGLGYEVVGIARTGAEAVMLAARLKPDLVIMDIRMPEMDGTEATAKIRDQTGIPVVMLTAFADKETIRRAETAGALAYLVKPVNEQELPPAISIALARHREMQALRNENIELQEALEARKLIERAKGILMQRLGLSERDAYERLRQRARDKRTKMKDIAQAIIEAEELLGS, from the coding sequence GTGGCCGCGATTCGTATCCTGATAGCCGAGGATAATGATCTGGTGTCGCTCACTTTAGAGGAGCAATTGAAGGGACTAGGTTACGAGGTGGTGGGTATTGCACGTACTGGCGCCGAAGCGGTAATGCTGGCCGCTCGTTTAAAGCCAGACCTGGTGATTATGGATATTCGGATGCCTGAGATGGACGGCACTGAAGCGACGGCGAAGATTCGCGATCAAACAGGGATTCCGGTTGTGATGCTGACCGCTTTCGCCGATAAAGAAACGATCCGCCGCGCTGAAACGGCGGGAGCATTAGCCTACTTGGTAAAGCCGGTGAATGAACAGGAGCTGCCACCGGCGATTTCGATTGCCCTGGCTCGTCATCGCGAGATGCAGGCGTTGCGGAATGAAAACATCGAGCTGCAAGAGGCACTCGAAGCCCGCAAACTGATCGAGCGAGCGAAAGGTATTTTAATGCAACGGCTCGGCCTGAGTGAACGCGATGCCTATGAACGGCTACGTCAACGTGCGCGTGATAAACGGACGAAGATGAAAGATATTGCGCAGGCCATCATTGAAGCAGAAGAGCTATTGGGTTCGTAA
- the aroH gene encoding chorismate mutase, with product MEVRCRGVRGATTCDENTREAILAATHELLTLLIEANDIKPEDIASAIFTTTPDLNAEFPAVAARAIGWIDTALLCGHEMAVPGSLPRCIRVLIHWNTTKRADEIVHVYIRGARGLRPERAALMNAFRVATPLPPEELL from the coding sequence ATGGAAGTCCGGTGCCGTGGAGTACGAGGAGCAACGACCTGTGATGAAAACACACGCGAAGCCATTCTGGCTGCCACCCACGAGTTGCTTACGTTGTTGATCGAAGCAAATGACATCAAACCGGAGGACATCGCCAGTGCCATTTTTACCACCACTCCCGATCTGAATGCCGAATTCCCCGCAGTGGCGGCACGGGCAATTGGCTGGATAGACACCGCCCTTCTCTGCGGTCATGAAATGGCTGTTCCCGGTAGTTTGCCACGTTGTATTCGTGTCTTGATCCACTGGAATACCACCAAGCGAGCCGATGAAATTGTTCACGTCTATATTCGGGGGGCGCGTGGCCTTCGACCGGAACGGGCTGCCTTGATGAATGCGTTCCGCGTAGCAACTCCGCTGCCGCCCGAGGAATTGCTGTGA
- the aroF gene encoding 3-deoxy-7-phosphoheptulonate synthase yields MIVVMQTDSTPSQIEAVLTRLREHNLRGHLTVGEERTVIAVVGAAIPPTLREELEHFAGVKETLRITQPYKLVSREVKPTDTVVTVGDVKVGGGDLAIIAGPCSVESEEQIMATARAVREAGANMLRGGAFKPRTSPYSFRGLGEVGLQLLAQARAETGLPIVTEVMTPADVELVARYADVLQIGARNMQNYQLLEEAGRSGMPVLLKRGLSATIEEWLLSAEYIIAQGNPNVILCERGIRTFETATRNTLDLNAVAVAKKRSHLPVIVDPSHGTGKWYLVPPLTLAAIAVGADGVIIEVHPDPDRAKSDGGQSLSPDNFMALMPKLRAVAKAVGRQ; encoded by the coding sequence ATGATTGTCGTGATGCAAACCGACTCCACCCCAAGCCAGATTGAAGCAGTACTGACCCGGCTGCGCGAGCACAATCTGCGTGGTCATTTGACTGTTGGTGAAGAGCGCACAGTCATTGCAGTGGTCGGTGCAGCAATTCCACCGACCTTACGAGAAGAATTAGAGCATTTTGCTGGCGTGAAAGAGACGTTACGGATTACCCAACCGTACAAATTGGTGTCGCGCGAGGTAAAGCCGACTGATACCGTAGTGACGGTTGGTGACGTGAAGGTGGGAGGTGGTGATCTGGCGATTATTGCCGGACCCTGTTCGGTGGAAAGCGAAGAGCAGATTATGGCAACAGCACGAGCTGTGCGCGAAGCTGGAGCGAATATGTTGCGCGGTGGGGCCTTCAAGCCTCGTACATCGCCGTACAGTTTTCGCGGCTTAGGTGAAGTTGGTTTGCAGTTGCTGGCGCAGGCCCGGGCCGAAACCGGTCTGCCGATTGTTACTGAGGTTATGACACCGGCTGATGTTGAGCTGGTCGCCCGTTATGCCGATGTCTTGCAGATCGGCGCACGCAACATGCAAAATTATCAATTGCTAGAAGAAGCAGGGCGCAGCGGTATGCCCGTGTTGCTGAAGCGTGGCTTATCAGCCACGATTGAAGAGTGGCTACTTTCGGCTGAATATATCATCGCGCAGGGCAACCCAAATGTCATCCTGTGTGAACGAGGTATTCGAACGTTTGAAACGGCAACGCGCAATACACTCGACCTCAATGCAGTGGCAGTGGCCAAGAAACGTTCCCATCTGCCGGTCATTGTTGATCCCAGCCACGGTACTGGCAAGTGGTATCTGGTGCCACCACTAACGCTGGCAGCCATTGCAGTCGGCGCCGATGGGGTTATTATTGAGGTCCATCCCGATCCTGATCGGGCGAAGTCAGACGGTGGACAGTCGCTCAGTCCTGACAATTTTATGGCGCTGATGCCAAAATTACGTGCGGTCGCAAAGGCGGTGGGACGGCAGTAA
- a CDS encoding alkaline phosphatase yields the protein MFGGKHALGLVGVVILLIATVSAAAAGTGIPELRGSSRTGNVIFIHPDGAGLNHWSAARIYWYGPDALSPWDTLPEMAVYRGHMADILTGTSNGGATTHAFGYKVEGLGSFGKDGDGDAARSILALSGYPGSIMREAINNGHPVALVNDGDIAEPGTAAFVSEVGNRNLDNEIVRQIIDGRPGFEGEQPPHIILAGGESFFLPVGTPQCTPDSITLDCHVHVDPITGAGPSRTDGRNLLREFEAKGYVIVRTRAEFEALRDRVNSDRRYAPYVLGLFAADDIFNDVPEERLISTGLVDPSIDVNDKRTNLILFGSRPGTLGYNPPTAAEMTELALTILQRCSRQAGKPFMMVVETESVDNFGNNDNAIGTLTGLKHANDVIAVAQRFQQRHRNTLILTAADSDAGGLQIGTWDPTRNVTDYNNNPTGVSTQNVRSPLDGRYGRNSPPFLSEPDAYGRPMAFAVSWVGTPDVSGGIVSRAQGLNAVELRRTFRGRFDNTDVYRLMYLTLFGDALPSSVGQTAPSR from the coding sequence ATGTTCGGAGGAAAGCACGCACTTGGTCTGGTGGGTGTGGTTATCTTGCTGATTGCAACGGTCTCGGCGGCAGCAGCAGGTACAGGCATACCGGAATTGCGGGGTTCATCACGCACCGGCAATGTCATCTTCATTCATCCTGACGGTGCCGGGTTGAATCACTGGAGTGCTGCACGCATTTACTGGTATGGTCCTGATGCGCTGAGCCCCTGGGATACCCTTCCGGAGATGGCGGTCTACCGGGGGCACATGGCGGACATTCTCACGGGAACGTCGAATGGCGGTGCTACCACCCATGCCTTTGGCTACAAAGTTGAAGGTTTGGGTTCATTTGGTAAGGATGGTGATGGCGATGCCGCTCGGAGTATTCTGGCCCTCTCCGGTTATCCTGGTAGCATTATGCGTGAAGCAATCAACAATGGTCATCCGGTGGCCCTGGTGAACGACGGAGATATTGCCGAGCCTGGCACAGCCGCTTTTGTTTCTGAAGTCGGTAATCGCAATCTTGATAACGAGATTGTCCGTCAGATCATCGACGGCCGGCCAGGCTTTGAGGGTGAGCAACCACCACACATCATTCTTGCTGGCGGCGAGAGCTTCTTCCTGCCGGTTGGGACGCCGCAATGTACGCCGGATTCCATAACGCTCGATTGTCACGTGCATGTTGATCCGATCACTGGCGCCGGTCCTAGCCGTACCGATGGCCGTAACTTGCTCAGAGAGTTCGAGGCGAAGGGGTATGTCATCGTGCGCACTCGTGCTGAGTTCGAGGCGTTACGAGATCGGGTGAACAGTGATCGGCGGTATGCACCGTATGTGCTTGGTCTATTTGCCGCTGATGATATTTTCAACGATGTACCAGAGGAACGTCTGATCAGTACAGGTCTGGTTGATCCCTCTATTGATGTCAACGACAAGCGCACCAATCTGATCCTCTTCGGTAGCCGCCCCGGTACACTCGGTTATAACCCGCCAACCGCGGCTGAGATGACCGAGCTTGCGTTGACGATCCTTCAACGCTGCTCGCGACAGGCAGGGAAGCCGTTTATGATGGTCGTTGAAACAGAGAGCGTAGATAACTTCGGTAATAATGACAACGCTATCGGTACACTCACCGGTTTGAAGCACGCGAATGATGTCATTGCAGTTGCTCAGCGATTCCAGCAGCGCCATCGCAACACCCTGATACTAACCGCAGCGGATAGCGACGCGGGTGGTTTGCAGATTGGTACGTGGGATCCAACCAGAAATGTGACAGACTACAATAACAACCCGACCGGCGTCAGTACGCAAAACGTTCGCTCGCCACTTGATGGACGCTACGGCCGCAATTCACCACCATTCCTAAGCGAGCCTGATGCGTATGGTAGACCAATGGCATTTGCAGTAAGCTGGGTAGGTACTCCCGATGTATCAGGTGGAATTGTCTCTCGCGCTCAGGGTTTAAATGCGGTAGAACTGCGCCGTACATTTCGCGGACGATTTGATAACACCGACGTGTATCGTCTCATGTACCTGACCCTCTTCGGTGATGCACTGCCGTCATCGGTTGGTCAGACCGCTCCAAGTCGCTAG
- the pdxS gene encoding pyridoxal 5'-phosphate synthase lyase subunit PdxS — protein MEKATWTTKVGLAQMLKGGVIMDVVTPEQARIAEEAGAVAVMALERVPADIRAQGGVARMSDPELILAIKEAVTIPVMAKARIGHFVEAQVLEAIGVDYIDESEVLTPADEEHHINKHKFRVPFVCGCRDLGEALRRIAEGAAMLRTKGEAGTGNVVEAVRHARAVYSEIRRLQSMNEDELFTYAKKIQAPYELVKQVAAEGKLPVVNFAAGGIATPADAALLMQLGVDGIFVGSGIFKSGDPVKRARAIVEATTHYNDPKIIAEVSKGLGEAMVGINIDQIPTEQLMARRGW, from the coding sequence ATGGAAAAAGCAACGTGGACGACAAAGGTTGGGTTGGCGCAAATGCTCAAAGGCGGTGTCATTATGGATGTTGTCACCCCTGAGCAAGCGCGGATCGCCGAGGAAGCTGGTGCAGTAGCGGTGATGGCACTTGAGCGCGTGCCAGCCGATATTCGCGCTCAGGGTGGTGTGGCCCGCATGAGCGATCCAGAACTGATTCTGGCGATCAAGGAGGCCGTCACTATTCCTGTCATGGCGAAAGCACGCATTGGTCACTTCGTTGAGGCTCAGGTCCTGGAAGCAATTGGTGTTGACTATATTGATGAAAGCGAAGTCCTGACTCCAGCCGACGAAGAGCATCATATTAATAAACACAAATTCCGTGTTCCATTTGTGTGCGGTTGTCGCGATCTCGGCGAGGCACTACGGCGAATTGCTGAAGGGGCTGCTATGCTGCGCACCAAAGGCGAAGCAGGTACCGGAAATGTGGTTGAGGCTGTACGTCATGCACGCGCTGTTTACAGTGAGATTCGGCGTTTGCAGTCGATGAACGAGGATGAGCTGTTTACCTACGCCAAGAAGATTCAGGCGCCGTATGAGTTGGTGAAGCAGGTAGCGGCTGAAGGCAAACTGCCGGTCGTGAATTTCGCTGCTGGTGGCATTGCGACACCGGCTGATGCAGCCTTGTTGATGCAACTGGGAGTCGATGGCATCTTCGTAGGCTCGGGTATCTTCAAGAGTGGTGATCCGGTGAAGCGTGCCCGTGCGATCGTTGAGGCGACTACCCATTATAATGATCCGAAAATCATTGCCGAGGTAAGCAAGGGTCTTGGTGAAGCAATGGTAGGAATTAATATTGATCAGATTCCGACCGAACAATTGATGGCGCGCCGTGGTTGGTAA